The following coding sequences are from one Ruminococcus flavefaciens AE3010 window:
- the glgD gene encoding glucose-1-phosphate adenylyltransferase subunit GlgD, with translation MSVNYNVLGLVFASMHDSYVSELTKQRTMGSIPFGGRYRLIDFPLSSFVNSGVTEVGVITKSNYGSLLDHLGSGRDWDLARKKGGLHLLPPYSHTSSIYKGRLDALNNIWRYVEHSNAKYVIMSNCDVVTMINFNPVLKQHKETEADITLIYSRGYYSCEKNNCATVLEFDEENRLKDTLVDPQISGECNLWLEMCIITKDFLKKIVADAASRNQYSFTREILQAKKDEFKIMGYKHDGFFTRIDSIQNYYNSSRLLLETEKRNALFTKGMPVLTKIGDNGPVKYGLESNIKDSLIADGCIVEGTVINSILFRGVRVGKDSVVKDCVLFQGTKVGTSCSISSVITDKNVEISNDKVLTGSETYPLYIGKGGKI, from the coding sequence ATGAGTGTTAATTATAATGTTTTGGGACTTGTCTTTGCAAGTATGCATGATTCATATGTCAGCGAGCTGACAAAACAGAGAACAATGGGTTCAATACCTTTCGGGGGACGTTATCGCCTTATCGACTTCCCGTTATCGAGCTTTGTTAATTCGGGAGTTACAGAGGTAGGCGTTATTACGAAATCGAATTACGGTTCACTCCTTGATCATCTCGGATCAGGACGTGACTGGGATCTTGCCCGTAAAAAGGGCGGACTTCATCTCCTGCCGCCTTACAGCCATACGAGCAGCATCTACAAGGGCAGACTTGACGCCCTGAATAATATCTGGAGATACGTTGAACATTCAAATGCAAAGTATGTTATTATGTCCAACTGTGATGTGGTAACAATGATAAACTTCAATCCCGTGCTGAAACAGCACAAGGAAACGGAAGCTGATATAACCCTTATCTACAGCAGAGGATACTACAGCTGCGAAAAGAACAACTGCGCTACAGTTCTGGAGTTCGACGAGGAGAACCGTCTCAAGGATACACTGGTCGATCCTCAGATCTCGGGCGAGTGCAATCTCTGGCTGGAAATGTGTATCATCACAAAGGACTTCCTTAAGAAGATAGTTGCTGATGCTGCAAGCAGAAATCAGTACAGCTTTACACGTGAGATACTTCAGGCGAAGAAGGACGAGTTCAAGATAATGGGCTATAAGCATGACGGCTTCTTCACAAGGATAGACAGCATTCAGAACTATTACAATTCAAGCAGACTTCTGCTTGAAACCGAAAAGAGAAATGCTCTTTTCACAAAGGGAATGCCTGTTCTTACAAAGATAGGAGACAACGGTCCCGTTAAGTACGGTCTGGAGTCCAACATCAAGGATTCCCTTATTGCAGACGGCTGTATAGTTGAGGGGACTGTTATAAACTCTATCCTTTTCAGAGGAGTAAGAGTAGGCAAGGACTCAGTAGTAAAGGATTGTGTTCTGTTCCAGGGCACAAAGGTAGGTACGAGCTGCAGCATCTCATCGGTCATCACCGATAAGAATGTTGAGATAAGCAACGATAAGGTGCTTACGGGCTCGGAAACATACCCGCTGTATATTGGAAAAGGCGGTAAGATCTGA
- the glgA gene encoding glycogen synthase GlgA, whose translation MKILFAASEAVPFAASGGLADVVGSLPKAIKSKRHDCRVVIPLYKSISAELREKMVFLTNITVDVSWRKQYCGIFMTIKDGITYYFIDNEYYYSRDGLYGFYDDCERFVFFDRAVLEMLKYIKFTPDIINCNDWQTALIPVYYNVYYKYQQGYDGIKTVYTIHNIEYQGKYGKEVLSELMGIPMYNAGLIEYDGYVNMMKGAIETCDMITTVSPSYAWEILDPWYAHGLDRILVTKQYKLRGIMNGIDIKLYDPEKDKYIAANYSSKKQAGKAKCKEALIEELGLAKGDEPIIGIVSRFVRHKGIDLIRCVFEEMIHDGIKFAILGNGEKIYEDFFTEMAVRYPERVSVTIGFIPELSHRIYAGSDMFLMPSQSEPCGLAQMIAMRYGAIPIVRETGGLRDSVRDNGGENGNGYTFKTYNANDMLDAVKRAWNDYNDKSEWEELMERAMECDHSWSASAEEYIETYKSLLANK comes from the coding sequence ATGAAAATACTTTTTGCTGCCAGTGAGGCTGTGCCATTTGCAGCCTCAGGCGGTCTTGCAGATGTTGTAGGTTCTCTTCCCAAGGCAATAAAGTCAAAGAGACATGATTGCAGGGTTGTCATACCACTTTATAAGTCCATAAGTGCAGAGCTGCGCGAGAAAATGGTATTCCTTACCAATATAACCGTAGATGTTTCGTGGCGCAAGCAGTACTGCGGCATATTTATGACTATCAAGGACGGTATAACCTACTACTTCATCGATAATGAGTACTACTATTCAAGAGACGGTCTTTACGGCTTCTATGACGACTGCGAGAGATTCGTTTTCTTTGACAGGGCAGTGCTTGAAATGCTGAAGTACATCAAATTCACTCCAGACATAATCAATTGCAACGATTGGCAGACTGCCCTCATACCCGTATATTATAATGTTTATTATAAATATCAGCAGGGCTATGACGGCATCAAGACAGTTTACACTATCCATAACATCGAATATCAGGGTAAGTACGGAAAGGAAGTCCTCAGCGAACTCATGGGTATCCCTATGTATAACGCAGGACTTATCGAGTATGACGGCTATGTAAATATGATGAAGGGTGCTATCGAGACCTGTGACATGATAACTACGGTCAGTCCCAGCTATGCGTGGGAGATACTTGATCCGTGGTATGCACACGGTCTTGACAGGATTCTTGTCACAAAGCAGTATAAGCTCCGCGGCATCATGAACGGCATTGATATAAAGCTGTATGATCCCGAAAAGGACAAGTACATAGCAGCTAACTACTCATCAAAGAAGCAGGCAGGCAAGGCGAAGTGCAAGGAGGCTCTTATTGAGGAGCTGGGACTTGCAAAGGGCGACGAACCAATAATCGGTATCGTTTCACGATTTGTAAGACATAAGGGCATCGACCTTATACGCTGTGTCTTTGAAGAGATGATACATGACGGTATAAAGTTTGCTATTCTCGGAAACGGCGAGAAAATATATGAGGATTTCTTTACGGAAATGGCTGTGCGCTATCCCGAAAGAGTGTCGGTAACGATCGGCTTTATTCCCGAACTTTCTCACAGGATATATGCAGGCTCGGATATGTTCCTCATGCCGTCTCAGAGTGAGCCCTGCGGACTTGCACAGATGATAGCGATGCGCTACGGAGCGATCCCTATAGTGCGCGAAACAGGCGGCCTCCGCGATTCAGTCCGTGATAACGGCGGTGAAAACGGCAACGGGTATACCTTTAAGACCTATAATGCCAACGATATGCTTGACGCTGTAAAGCGTGCGTGGAACGACTATAATGATAAGTCCGAATGGGAAGAGCTCATGGAGCGCGCCATGGAATGTGACCACAGCTGGTCGGCTTCTGCGGAAGAGTATATTGAGACATATAAGTCGCTTCTTGCAAATAAGTAA
- a CDS encoding CotH kinase family protein produces the protein MKIFHRILSVSVAALMLVGCSANNTSNNSSEQNSEAKNAELITPEITASEEQTVLPVLSIQTKNTDKNVLDFITKPVAGHVSEAIASWTPGYKIPPEPYYEDCTITLKGSDGSTMLDGAEAQVKVRGNWTTVYDKKPLRIKFSEKQSMLGLNDGAEQKNWVLLAEYKDASMLRDKAALYASREILGADGYYAADTDFVKVEVNGEYWGMYLLSDMQQVSSQRVDITEPEKDYTGTDIGYFLEYDGYFSNEDDLKMFPLDFADNARLKVYNGNFDDEHYMHPLAVTRTEHKEKVGITIKSAIRSQEQHDFIENFVNKTYRIMYEAAYNDKAFVFDKDYKDISESKDITPQQAVENVVDVQSLVDTYIISELTCDADIYWSSFYMTADFGPEGSKKLTFEAPWDFDSSMGNKNRCIDGTGFYASNIVPDVNGGSEFGGYETINPWLVVLAYKDWYQDMIKASWTKAYDEGVFERTCKLIEDDTSKYQDEFIKNYDKWNNIKNNSDFVNELSEPAKKCKTQLEAAQFLLSWLTSRINFLNEQWHT, from the coding sequence ATGAAGATCTTTCACAGAATACTATCAGTATCTGTTGCAGCATTAATGCTTGTTGGCTGTTCAGCTAATAATACCAGCAATAACAGCAGTGAACAAAATTCCGAAGCAAAAAATGCTGAACTAATCACACCTGAAATTACAGCCTCGGAAGAACAGACAGTCCTGCCGGTTCTTTCCATTCAAACAAAAAATACGGACAAAAATGTCCTTGACTTTATAACAAAGCCTGTTGCAGGTCATGTATCGGAAGCTATTGCTTCATGGACGCCGGGATATAAAATACCGCCTGAGCCTTATTATGAGGACTGCACCATAACTCTCAAGGGCAGCGACGGAAGTACTATGCTTGACGGAGCCGAAGCGCAGGTAAAGGTCCGCGGAAACTGGACGACAGTATATGATAAAAAACCGCTGAGAATAAAATTCAGTGAAAAGCAAAGTATGCTTGGGCTCAACGACGGAGCCGAGCAGAAAAACTGGGTACTTCTCGCTGAATACAAGGACGCATCAATGCTGAGAGACAAGGCTGCACTTTATGCTTCACGAGAGATACTCGGTGCGGACGGCTATTATGCAGCTGACACGGATTTCGTTAAGGTCGAAGTAAACGGTGAATACTGGGGAATGTATCTTCTTTCCGATATGCAGCAGGTCTCATCTCAAAGAGTTGACATAACTGAGCCCGAAAAGGATTACACAGGCACAGATATCGGATATTTCCTTGAATATGACGGATATTTCAGCAATGAAGATGACCTGAAAATGTTCCCTCTTGATTTTGCAGACAATGCAAGGCTGAAAGTTTATAACGGCAATTTCGACGACGAGCACTATATGCACCCGCTTGCAGTGACACGAACAGAGCACAAGGAAAAAGTCGGTATAACTATAAAAAGTGCTATCCGTTCACAGGAGCAGCACGATTTCATAGAAAATTTCGTCAATAAGACCTACAGGATAATGTATGAAGCTGCATACAACGATAAAGCCTTTGTTTTTGACAAGGATTACAAGGATATATCGGAAAGCAAGGATATAACGCCTCAGCAGGCTGTGGAAAATGTGGTAGACGTACAGTCGCTTGTTGATACATACATTATAAGCGAGCTTACCTGCGATGCCGATATTTACTGGTCAAGTTTTTACATGACCGCAGATTTCGGTCCTGAGGGCAGTAAAAAGCTCACCTTTGAAGCTCCATGGGACTTTGATTCGTCTATGGGCAACAAGAACAGATGCATTGACGGAACAGGCTTCTATGCATCGAATATCGTACCCGACGTTAACGGAGGAAGCGAATTCGGCGGATATGAAACCATTAATCCATGGCTCGTTGTCCTCGCTTATAAGGACTGGTATCAGGATATGATAAAAGCTTCATGGACAAAGGCTTATGATGAGGGTGTATTTGAACGCACCTGCAAGCTTATTGAAGATGATACATCCAAGTATCAGGACGAGTTTATAAAGAACTACGACAAATGGAACAATATCAAGAATAATTCAGACTTTGTAAATGAGCTCTCTGAGCCTGCCAAAAAGTGTAAAACTCAGCTTGAGGCAGCTCAGTTCCTGCTTTCATGGCTCACAAGCAGGATAAATTTCCTCAACGAACAATGGCATACCTGA
- a CDS encoding MutS-related protein, whose product MKKNGFSILFPGHVDAEYKQLSQECCHDLGLDTLCSCISNDVKEQNLIMNVISNITADPNVAEYRRQVFMDILRCPKLRTRMTELFDKLDFIRNFSASRIESDEKLGFWHLMHRLDELNDYIKCVEDMKTCLEDEKLESEGLKSFLGYIDELYNEACFAEMKKDIAELKVKAADIQSVTVGINVNDRFEAVSMGLISVNSRQFRKSNIVSNFADAIASKGKINSEAAWDGDMHYHQVDKLHEHKISNFINNTGGYLALRSTPFVDAKIRATVTQTPDGDGTSGATFYLDKVLNKMLDSMVKKLRDTLTKYADIAIVNISQLVPEFIYYIRFADFIEQYTEKGFRFCEAEAVSEGTVSMDAKSMYNMKLAVNCEKMDDIVCNDLVFDDKHTIYILTGANRGGKTTITQAVGIMFVLAQGGICVPADSFRYKPVDCIYTHFPADEDKTMDLGRLGEECVRFRDIYSACTKDSLLLLNETFSTTSFEEGFFIARDSVKAIAQKHTRTIYNTHMHKLAAEADEINQTAGAAKVSSLIVKSENGQRSFKVEVGLPEGMSYARDIAEKYGVTFELLTDTEKTTR is encoded by the coding sequence ATGAAAAAGAACGGATTCAGTATACTATTTCCAGGCCATGTTGATGCAGAGTACAAACAGCTTTCACAGGAGTGCTGCCACGATCTTGGACTTGACACTCTGTGCAGCTGTATTTCCAATGATGTTAAAGAGCAGAATCTTATCATGAATGTCATATCCAATATAACTGCCGATCCAAATGTTGCCGAGTACAGACGACAGGTTTTCATGGATATACTGCGCTGCCCAAAGCTCAGAACACGTATGACGGAGCTTTTTGACAAGCTTGATTTCATAAGGAATTTCAGCGCATCACGTATTGAGTCTGATGAAAAGCTGGGGTTCTGGCATCTTATGCACAGGCTCGATGAACTCAACGATTACATCAAGTGCGTTGAGGATATGAAGACCTGTCTTGAAGATGAAAAGCTTGAATCCGAGGGACTCAAAAGCTTTCTGGGCTACATAGATGAGCTGTATAACGAAGCCTGCTTTGCCGAGATGAAAAAGGACATTGCCGAGCTTAAAGTCAAGGCTGCGGATATACAGAGCGTCACAGTGGGCATCAATGTTAACGACCGCTTTGAGGCTGTCAGCATGGGACTTATCTCAGTTAATTCCAGACAGTTCAGAAAATCAAATATCGTAAGCAATTTTGCCGACGCCATAGCTTCAAAGGGTAAGATAAACAGTGAAGCGGCATGGGACGGCGATATGCATTATCATCAGGTAGATAAGCTCCATGAGCATAAGATATCGAATTTCATAAATAATACAGGCGGTTATCTTGCACTGAGGAGCACTCCTTTTGTAGATGCAAAGATAAGAGCTACGGTTACCCAGACTCCCGACGGCGACGGTACATCAGGTGCTACCTTTTATCTTGACAAGGTGCTGAATAAAATGCTTGACTCCATGGTCAAGAAGCTCCGAGATACTCTGACGAAATATGCTGATATTGCTATAGTAAATATATCCCAGCTTGTTCCCGAGTTCATATACTATATCAGATTTGCGGACTTTATAGAGCAGTACACCGAAAAGGGCTTCAGATTCTGTGAGGCAGAAGCTGTTTCCGAGGGAACTGTATCCATGGACGCCAAGTCAATGTATAATATGAAGCTTGCTGTCAACTGCGAGAAAATGGACGATATAGTCTGCAATGACCTTGTATTTGATGACAAGCATACTATTTATATACTTACAGGCGCCAACAGAGGCGGTAAGACTACTATCACACAGGCTGTGGGAATAATGTTTGTTCTTGCACAGGGCGGTATATGCGTACCTGCTGATTCATTCCGCTATAAGCCTGTGGACTGTATTTACACTCATTTTCCAGCTGACGAGGACAAGACCATGGATCTTGGCAGACTGGGCGAAGAATGTGTAAGATTCAGGGACATATACTCAGCTTGTACCAAGGACAGCCTGCTGCTTCTCAACGAGACATTTTCCACAACTTCATTTGAGGAGGGCTTCTTTATTGCCCGTGATTCTGTAAAGGCAATAGCTCAGAAGCATACCCGTACTATTTACAATACTCATATGCACAAGCTTGCGGCGGAGGCTGATGAGATAAATCAGACAGCAGGAGCGGCAAAGGTGTCCTCGCTCATTGTAAAAAGCGAAAACGGACAGCGCTCATTTAAGGTTGAGGTCGGCTTGCCCGAGGGAATGTCATACGCCAGAGACATAGCCGAGAAATACGGTGTTACATTTGAACTGCTTACAGATACAGAAAAAACCACCCGATAA
- a CDS encoding diguanylate cyclase domain-containing protein yields the protein MAAKLKTIAIFGCSYSSIYRQNMPTAFNEAAEELNVNLVYINSLGKIGGKNAQYGDYEFDLIEFIDLDQFDGIIFDGEGYNIDGIAEKVIHKLRGAKCPVISMSSHVDGFYNIDFDDSGGICMLIEHMLDYHHYKRIGFMAGYLTHPDAQLRLKEFRRIMTSRGFPEDGAGVFEGDFWFHKGEEAADYFLSRPERPDAIVCSNDYMAISLVTAFKKRGIRVPDDIAVSGYDGSIEGQEYLPHISSATRERKDIARKCIQVLKDLSDGKGITTDLHISPALIFTHSCGCHTLDYMHESENINKIYAINRSLTYNLYDAESSILMLNKVDDLEGLASVYGSESTNFGDYKAFFLMLHIDSSGRLSSESDYTSPSGKFSPAIWIDKNNEYDRSPLTFDFSSMVPESRSEKPHSIYIMSVHCAERMFGYAAIEMSGKDIFNEFYNIWLLNIATTLETLMKNDRIKKLIGSLQNLSIRDVLTGMLNRRGFDDKSREAILSLDGKKTVCTMVIDMDGLKRINDDYGHYEGDRAIKGAAEIITRCCDSGEIAGRAGGDEFYIFSPDYSAKKLARFTERLNDLCRSYNGYSKKPYSVELSFGAYLVETDSTGRLEDFLKISDARMYKQKNAKHTRRK from the coding sequence ATGGCTGCAAAACTGAAAACCATTGCGATTTTCGGCTGCTCTTATTCAAGCATATACAGACAGAATATGCCTACTGCTTTCAATGAGGCTGCTGAAGAGCTCAATGTAAATCTTGTATATATAAATTCACTCGGTAAGATCGGCGGCAAAAACGCTCAGTACGGAGACTATGAATTCGATCTCATCGAATTTATCGACCTCGATCAGTTCGACGGCATCATTTTTGACGGCGAGGGATATAATATCGACGGTATCGCCGAAAAAGTCATTCATAAGCTTCGCGGAGCAAAGTGCCCTGTTATCTCCATGAGCAGTCATGTTGACGGCTTCTATAATATAGATTTCGATGACTCTGGCGGTATATGCATGCTTATTGAGCATATGCTTGACTATCATCATTATAAAAGGATTGGCTTTATGGCAGGCTACCTGACTCACCCTGACGCTCAGCTGCGACTTAAAGAATTCCGCCGCATCATGACTTCAAGAGGATTTCCTGAGGACGGTGCAGGTGTATTTGAGGGCGATTTCTGGTTCCATAAGGGCGAAGAAGCTGCTGATTATTTCCTTTCCCGTCCCGAGCGCCCCGATGCAATCGTATGTTCAAATGACTACATGGCAATCTCACTTGTAACGGCTTTTAAAAAGCGCGGTATAAGAGTTCCCGATGATATTGCGGTATCAGGCTATGACGGTTCTATCGAGGGACAGGAGTATCTGCCGCACATATCCTCTGCTACAAGAGAACGTAAGGATATTGCGCGTAAGTGTATACAGGTCTTAAAGGACCTGAGTGACGGAAAAGGTATCACCACTGATCTGCATATTTCCCCGGCTCTTATATTCACACATTCATGCGGCTGTCATACTCTTGATTACATGCATGAATCAGAAAATATCAATAAGATATACGCGATCAATCGTTCTTTGACATATAACCTTTATGATGCCGAATCATCTATCCTAATGCTTAACAAAGTCGATGATCTGGAGGGACTGGCATCTGTCTACGGATCCGAATCCACTAATTTCGGTGATTACAAAGCATTTTTCCTTATGCTGCACATTGACTCCAGCGGAAGATTATCGAGTGAGAGCGATTACACCAGCCCGTCAGGCAAGTTCTCACCTGCTATCTGGATAGATAAAAATAATGAATATGACCGCTCTCCCCTTACATTTGACTTCTCGTCAATGGTTCCCGAATCAAGGTCGGAAAAGCCTCATTCAATATATATAATGAGCGTACACTGTGCCGAGAGAATGTTCGGATATGCTGCCATAGAAATGTCAGGCAAGGACATATTCAATGAGTTTTATAATATATGGCTGCTGAATATCGCAACGACACTTGAAACTCTTATGAAGAACGACAGGATCAAAAAACTTATCGGCTCACTGCAGAACCTGAGTATTAGGGACGTTCTCACAGGCATGCTCAACCGCCGCGGCTTCGATGACAAGTCAAGAGAGGCTATTCTCTCTCTTGATGGCAAAAAGACTGTTTGCACTATGGTCATTGATATGGACGGTCTTAAACGCATCAACGACGATTACGGACACTACGAGGGTGACCGCGCTATAAAGGGCGCTGCCGAGATCATTACACGCTGCTGTGACTCGGGCGAGATCGCAGGAAGAGCAGGCGGTGATGAATTCTATATATTCTCTCCCGACTACTCTGCGAAAAAGCTTGCACGATTTACTGAAAGGCTCAATGACCTGTGCAGAAGCTACAACGGATACTCCAAAAAACCTTACTCTGTAGAACTCAGCTTCGGTGCTTACCTTGTTGAGACAGACTCTACGGGCAGACTTGAGGACTTCCTGAAGATTAGCGATGCAAGAATGTATAAGCAGAAAAATGCCAAGCATACCAGAAGAAAATAA
- a CDS encoding lysylphosphatidylglycerol synthase transmembrane domain-containing protein, which produces MIKKILKYALNIGLILVITLFTLNLIFKEQELPEIISDIKIADPRWIALGAAAAILFVAGESSIIHYMLRVLDQKTSFLRCLKYSFIGFFFCYITPSSTGGQPMQMYHMKKDKIKIGYSTLIMLLITIAYKSVLVLLALGFLIFNYNTVAAYAGDMKWLIVLGFVLNLSFIVLLLLVFIKPIWARALGIKTVDLLTKLHIMKRRNKEKYTEKLITICDTYAMGADYIKKNLWVVFNVFLITVVQRMCYFSITWIIYKAYGMSAASYINIVTIQIMIAIAVEMLPLPGAAGITEGCFLLAFSEIFTMERVKPALLISRGLNFYLILIIGAIVTFAASIINMKRERKKTKQ; this is translated from the coding sequence TTGATCAAAAAAATATTGAAATACGCGTTGAATATAGGTCTTATCCTCGTTATTACGCTTTTTACGCTGAACCTTATCTTTAAGGAGCAGGAGCTGCCCGAGATAATCAGCGATATTAAGATAGCCGATCCGCGATGGATTGCTCTGGGTGCGGCAGCCGCCATACTTTTTGTAGCAGGCGAGTCGTCGATCATACACTATATGCTGAGAGTCCTTGATCAGAAAACAAGCTTTTTAAGGTGTCTTAAATATTCGTTTATCGGCTTTTTCTTTTGTTATATAACGCCGTCGTCAACGGGCGGTCAGCCTATGCAGATGTATCACATGAAAAAGGATAAGATAAAGATAGGTTATTCTACGCTGATAATGCTGCTTATAACCATAGCCTACAAATCTGTTCTGGTGCTGCTTGCACTTGGATTTCTTATATTTAATTATAATACTGTCGCTGCGTATGCAGGAGATATGAAGTGGCTCATTGTTCTGGGATTTGTGCTGAATCTTTCCTTTATCGTACTGCTGCTTCTGGTTTTCATAAAGCCTATATGGGCGAGGGCTCTTGGTATCAAGACAGTTGACCTGCTTACAAAGCTTCATATAATGAAGCGCAGAAACAAGGAAAAATACACTGAAAAGCTCATAACCATATGCGATACATATGCAATGGGTGCGGACTACATCAAGAAAAACCTTTGGGTAGTCTTCAATGTTTTCCTTATTACAGTTGTCCAGCGTATGTGCTATTTCTCCATAACGTGGATAATTTACAAGGCGTATGGCATGAGCGCAGCAAGCTATATCAATATCGTCACCATTCAGATAATGATAGCCATAGCAGTTGAGATGCTTCCTCTTCCGGGTGCGGCAGGCATCACGGAGGGCTGCTTCCTGCTGGCTTTTTCCGAGATATTCACAATGGAGAGGGTAAAGCCTGCGCTTCTTATAAGCCGCGGACTGAATTTCTATCTGATCCTTATTATCGGAGCAATAGTGACTTTTGCAGCAAGCATCATCAACATGAAAAGAGAACGAAAGAAAACAAAACAGTAA
- a CDS encoding MotA/TolQ/ExbB proton channel family protein, with product MNIIAKLLQSIISSDFYILVFFFITLFAAFRVSRYRSLVENDIYDWEEKSNEMSNNPEKTSKILNSYRRLNRCYTVFIALISIFPLLGMFGTVTALLSIDMSDTEAISAAKSSFFNALTSTTWGIIFSVAFKVANAYFFADVEDLIQRLLSLKKKLISYGIDESLKNKSGWTV from the coding sequence ATGAATATTATTGCTAAATTGCTTCAAAGTATTATTTCATCTGATTTTTATATTCTGGTTTTCTTTTTTATTACTTTATTTGCTGCGTTCAGAGTCAGCAGATATCGCAGTCTTGTGGAAAATGATATATATGACTGGGAGGAAAAAAGTAATGAGATGTCCAATAATCCGGAAAAAACAAGTAAGATATTAAACAGTTACAGACGCCTGAACAGATGCTATACGGTTTTTATTGCCTTGATCTCGATCTTCCCTTTATTGGGGATGTTTGGTACAGTTACTGCGCTTCTTAGCATCGATATGTCTGATACTGAGGCGATAAGCGCCGCCAAAAGCAGTTTTTTCAACGCGCTGACATCAACAACATGGGGAATAATATTTTCCGTTGCATTCAAAGTAGCAAATGCTTACTTTTTTGCCGATGTTGAGGACCTGATACAGAGACTACTTTCGCTCAAGAAAAAGCTTATCAGTTATGGCATTGATGAATCGCTCAAGAACAAATCAGGGTGGACAGTATGA
- a CDS encoding peptidase U32 family protein: MNKLEVLAPAGDEERFAAAVDYGADAVYLGRKQFGMRSSPMNFDFEQLCKAVQTAHDRGVKVYLTCNTLPRNNEIPHFEQFVKEAVEAKVDALIVADIGLLMLIKKYAPDMEIHISTQTGIVNYVTARELYNMGAKRVVLARELSLDEIAEIRAKTSPDLDIETFVHGAMCVSFSGRCLLSQYLVNRDANRGECAQPCRWGYHLVEEKRPNEFFPVFEDEKGTYILNSKDMCMIEHIDKLAKAGVTSLKIEGRAKSAYYVTVVTNAYRMAVDHYYKDPNNFVLPDWIRNEVYKVSHRKYCNGFFFGTPEESQYYENSGYIRNYDVVAVVESCENGTVYCTQRNKFFAGDTVEILAPSLKPVEMVLQNLYDENGEEIETANHAMMKFSFKSDLVFPKGTVIRKETT, encoded by the coding sequence ATGAATAAGCTGGAAGTCCTTGCCCCTGCTGGCGATGAGGAACGCTTCGCTGCTGCTGTCGATTACGGCGCTGACGCTGTATATCTTGGCAGAAAGCAGTTCGGTATGCGCTCCTCCCCTATGAATTTCGATTTTGAGCAGCTGTGCAAGGCTGTTCAGACAGCTCACGACAGAGGTGTTAAGGTGTATCTCACCTGCAACACCCTGCCGCGAAACAATGAGATACCTCATTTCGAGCAGTTCGTAAAGGAAGCTGTGGAAGCAAAGGTGGACGCTCTCATCGTTGCGGATATCGGACTTCTCATGCTGATAAAAAAATATGCTCCCGATATGGAGATACATATTTCCACTCAGACAGGTATCGTAAACTACGTTACAGCTCGTGAGCTCTATAATATGGGCGCAAAGCGCGTGGTTCTGGCAAGGGAGCTCTCCCTTGACGAGATAGCCGAGATAAGAGCAAAAACAAGTCCCGACCTTGATATCGAGACCTTTGTTCACGGAGCTATGTGCGTTTCATTTTCAGGAAGATGTCTCCTGTCACAGTATCTTGTGAACCGCGATGCAAACCGCGGTGAATGTGCTCAGCCCTGCCGCTGGGGATATCACCTTGTTGAGGAAAAGCGCCCCAATGAGTTCTTCCCTGTTTTCGAGGACGAAAAAGGCACATATATCCTCAATTCAAAGGATATGTGCATGATAGAGCATATCGACAAGCTTGCCAAGGCAGGTGTAACAAGTCTCAAGATAGAGGGCAGAGCAAAGTCCGCTTACTATGTTACAGTCGTTACAAATGCCTACAGAATGGCAGTTGACCACTACTATAAAGACCCGAACAACTTCGTTCTCCCCGACTGGATAAGGAACGAGGTGTACAAGGTAAGCCACAGAAAATACTGCAACGGCTTCTTCTTCGGTACTCCCGAGGAGTCCCAGTATTACGAAAACAGCGGCTATATTCGCAATTACGATGTTGTGGCAGTTGTTGAGAGCTGCGAAAACGGCACTGTATACTGCACACAGCGAAACAAGTTCTTTGCAGGAGATACCGTTGAGATACTCGCTCCGTCACTGAAGCCTGTGGAAATGGTTCTGCAAAATCTCTACGACGAGAACGGCGAGGAGATCGAAACTGCAAACCATGCAATGATGAAGTTTTCGTTCAAGTCCGACCTTGTATTCCCAAAGGGCACTGTAATAAGAAAAGAAACTACATAA